In Solibacillus isronensis, the following are encoded in one genomic region:
- a CDS encoding ABC transporter ATP-binding protein, translating to MKSTHTFQTENLVAGYDNKAILQGVSLAIPSNKISIIIGSNGCGKSTLLKTMARLIKPISGQVLLDDKSINKIPPKQLARVLGLLPQSPIVPEGITVADLVGRGRFPHQSFLKGWSTEDYDAVAEAMEMMNITELADSHIDELSGGQRQRVWIAMALAQQTDILFLDEPTTYLDITYQVEILDLLTDLNRKYGTTIVMVLHDINLSARYADYIFALHKGQLVSEGAPAHVITSELIKDIFNLSCVVTQDPVSDSPSVVPIGRHHSKSGMLV from the coding sequence ATGAAATCGACACATACATTCCAAACGGAAAATCTTGTTGCAGGCTATGACAACAAAGCGATTTTACAAGGTGTTAGTCTAGCGATTCCAAGCAATAAAATCAGCATAATTATCGGTTCGAATGGCTGTGGAAAATCGACACTTTTAAAAACGATGGCACGATTAATCAAGCCAATCTCCGGCCAAGTATTGTTGGATGATAAATCGATTAACAAAATCCCGCCGAAGCAGCTTGCACGTGTTTTAGGACTTCTTCCGCAATCACCGATCGTACCTGAAGGCATCACAGTTGCTGACTTAGTTGGCAGGGGCCGGTTTCCGCATCAGAGCTTTTTAAAAGGCTGGTCAACTGAGGATTACGATGCAGTTGCGGAAGCGATGGAAATGATGAACATTACCGAACTTGCCGACAGTCATATCGATGAGCTGTCAGGAGGGCAAAGACAACGTGTATGGATTGCAATGGCACTTGCACAGCAAACCGACATTTTGTTTTTGGACGAACCGACTACATACTTGGATATTACGTACCAAGTGGAGATTTTGGACTTATTAACGGATTTAAACCGTAAGTACGGAACGACAATTGTGATGGTACTTCATGATATTAATTTATCCGCCCGCTATGCCGACTATATTTTTGCTTTACATAAAGGTCAACTTGTTTCGGAGGGAGCACCAGCACACGTCATTACGAGTGAATTGATCAAAGATATATTTAATTTAAGCTGTGTTGTCACACAAGATCCTGTTTCGGATTCGCCTTCTGTTGTACCTATCGGAAGACACCATTCGAAATCCGGAATGCTCGTTTAG
- a CDS encoding FecCD family ABC transporter permease, which translates to MMNETMNMIKTSRLKRKRRFILMTTLMAIISLVLCGLMLMLGNTIYPVQDVIKVLLGEQVKGASFAVNTIRFPRMVAGLFAGFAFGVGGYIFQTMLRNPLANPNVIGITTGSSAAAVFCIIVLNASNTVVSIAAVIGGLATAIFIYLLAKGTSFSIGRLILIGIGIQAMLTAFINYLMLIGDTHDIPAAMRWLSGSLNGAKLTNLYPLILIVCICTPILMYFAKRLEMLELGEQAATSLGVNTNQTRVILIITSVLMIALATAATGPIAFISFLAGPIAKKLVGVGFSGLIPAGLIGVILVLAADLIGQFAFETRYPVGVITGIIGAPYLIYLLIRINRKGDL; encoded by the coding sequence ATGATGAATGAAACGATGAATATGATTAAGACGTCAAGATTAAAAAGAAAACGCCGGTTTATATTGATGACTACCTTGATGGCAATCATTTCGCTAGTACTTTGCGGTTTGATGCTTATGCTTGGCAACACGATTTATCCGGTACAGGATGTCATAAAGGTTTTACTAGGTGAACAAGTGAAGGGAGCATCCTTTGCGGTAAATACAATTCGTTTTCCAAGAATGGTGGCCGGTTTGTTTGCAGGCTTTGCATTTGGTGTCGGGGGCTATATTTTCCAGACGATGCTGCGCAACCCGCTTGCAAATCCAAATGTAATCGGAATTACAACAGGTTCAAGTGCAGCAGCTGTATTTTGTATCATTGTATTAAATGCAAGCAATACGGTTGTATCCATCGCAGCTGTAATAGGAGGCCTTGCAACAGCTATCTTTATCTATCTGCTGGCAAAAGGCACATCCTTTTCGATTGGTCGACTAATTTTAATCGGTATCGGCATTCAGGCGATGCTGACGGCCTTTATCAACTATTTAATGCTCATCGGGGATACACATGATATTCCGGCTGCAATGAGATGGCTAAGCGGTAGTTTAAACGGTGCAAAATTAACGAACTTATACCCGCTTATCCTTATCGTGTGTATTTGCACACCGATTTTAATGTATTTTGCAAAGCGTCTGGAAATGCTGGAGCTTGGTGAACAGGCAGCAACCTCTTTAGGCGTCAATACAAATCAAACGAGAGTCATCCTTATTATTACGTCGGTGCTCATGATTGCATTAGCGACTGCTGCAACCGGTCCGATTGCCTTTATTTCCTTTTTGGCAGGCCCAATCGCAAAAAAATTAGTAGGTGTCGGATTTTCAGGTCTTATTCCTGCAGGTTTAATCGGTGTCATTTTAGTATTGGCGGCAGATCTTATCGGACAGTTTGCTTTTGAGACACGCTATCCGGTAGGGGTCATTACAGGGATAATTGGTGCACCATACTTAATTTATTTATTAATCCGTATTAATCGGAAAGGAGATTTATGA
- a CDS encoding FecCD family ABC transporter permease, giving the protein MKSTSVLEKKQIMMPRNFIKVLVLLIILLGLCILASLVFGSRMISWTDLLNGLFHSEAQSHEANVVRQRVVRTIFCLLCGAALGVSGALMQSVTRNPIADPSILGVNTGASLFVVCGIAFLNISSANQYIWLAIAGAFITAIFVFGIGSMGKGGATPLKLVLAGAATSAILSSLVVAVMIPRTNVMDQFRFWQVGSVGSGSWDTITLFIPFIVVGLFIALITAPALNAMALGDDVATGLGVRTGTVRIVAALGGVLLCGAATALAGPIGFIGLLATHIVRLVVGPDLRYIIPMSALSGAIILTFSDVIGRLLGSPSELEVGIVTAFIGAPILILITMKAKMRAI; this is encoded by the coding sequence ATGAAAAGTACATCCGTTTTAGAAAAGAAGCAAATTATGATGCCGCGTAATTTTATAAAAGTATTAGTGCTTTTAATAATTTTACTCGGACTATGTATACTAGCATCACTTGTATTTGGTTCGCGGATGATTAGCTGGACAGACCTTCTGAATGGGTTATTCCATTCAGAGGCTCAGTCTCATGAAGCGAACGTCGTAAGGCAGCGTGTAGTAAGAACAATTTTTTGCTTACTATGTGGTGCAGCATTAGGTGTTTCCGGAGCGCTTATGCAATCGGTGACACGTAACCCTATTGCAGATCCAAGTATATTAGGTGTCAATACAGGGGCATCCCTTTTTGTCGTTTGCGGCATTGCCTTTTTGAATATCAGTTCAGCAAATCAGTATATTTGGCTTGCGATAGCGGGAGCTTTTATTACCGCTATTTTTGTATTTGGGATTGGTTCAATGGGAAAAGGTGGTGCGACACCATTAAAGCTCGTGTTGGCAGGTGCAGCTACGAGTGCAATTTTATCATCACTGGTTGTGGCAGTCATGATACCAAGAACGAATGTAATGGATCAGTTCAGATTTTGGCAAGTCGGAAGTGTCGGTTCCGGCAGCTGGGATACGATCACGTTATTTATTCCATTTATAGTAGTAGGACTATTTATTGCCTTAATTACAGCTCCGGCATTAAATGCAATGGCATTAGGTGATGATGTTGCGACAGGGCTGGGTGTACGCACAGGTACTGTAAGAATTGTAGCGGCATTAGGTGGCGTATTATTATGTGGTGCTGCAACAGCATTGGCAGGTCCAATCGGCTTTATTGGTTTATTAGCTACACATATCGTACGTCTCGTAGTAGGTCCTGATTTACGTTATATTATTCCGATGTCAGCATTGTCGGGGGCAATTATTTTAACCTTTTCCGATGTGATCGGAAGGCTTCTTGGCAGTCCAAGTGAGCTCGAAGTTGGAATTGTGACGGCCTTTATAGGTGCGCCGATTTTAATTTTAATTACGATGAAAGCGAAAATGCGTGCAATATGA
- a CDS encoding iron-siderophore ABC transporter substrate-binding protein, which produces MKTKKFYSLMAMLFVAMGLLVVAGCSDKETSTDENKSNETTGSSNSEDSATQYPIVIKHALGETVIEEKPERVATVAWANHDVALALGVVPVGFSAANYGVQDESGMLPWTAEKLKELGEENPNIYQDTDGIDFEAISDSNPDVILAAYSGITQEEYDTLSEIAPVVAYPEIPWVITWRDQILYNSKGMGMEEEGKQLIADTEKLIQDKANEFPEIKGKKAAFGMFNATDLSKFYIYTPADPRGELLEELGMEYPESIKAQVQDENSFYIELSAENADALNDAEILIAYGDDNTLKALQADPILGKVPAIKNGTVLIIPDNTPLAAAGNPNPLSIQYTIDEYVTLISEVAKKLK; this is translated from the coding sequence ATGAAAACGAAAAAGTTCTATTCTTTAATGGCAATGCTTTTCGTAGCAATGGGCTTACTAGTTGTTGCGGGCTGCTCAGATAAAGAAACAAGTACAGATGAGAATAAGTCAAATGAAACAACAGGCTCTTCGAATTCTGAAGATTCGGCAACTCAATACCCAATCGTAATTAAACATGCATTAGGAGAAACAGTAATTGAAGAAAAACCGGAACGTGTAGCAACAGTTGCATGGGCAAACCATGATGTGGCACTTGCTCTTGGTGTAGTACCAGTAGGTTTCTCAGCAGCAAATTACGGTGTACAAGATGAAAGCGGTATGCTTCCATGGACAGCAGAAAAATTAAAAGAGCTTGGTGAAGAAAATCCGAACATCTACCAAGATACAGATGGTATAGATTTTGAAGCAATCTCAGATTCAAATCCGGATGTGATTTTAGCGGCATATTCAGGAATTACACAAGAAGAGTATGATACATTAAGCGAGATTGCACCAGTTGTTGCATATCCGGAAATTCCATGGGTTATTACATGGCGTGACCAAATCCTATACAATTCAAAAGGTATGGGTATGGAAGAAGAAGGTAAACAATTGATCGCTGATACAGAAAAATTAATCCAAGATAAAGCAAACGAATTCCCGGAAATCAAAGGTAAGAAAGCGGCGTTCGGTATGTTTAACGCTACAGATTTATCGAAGTTCTATATCTATACACCAGCTGATCCACGCGGTGAATTACTGGAAGAGCTAGGTATGGAATATCCGGAAAGCATTAAAGCGCAAGTTCAGGATGAAAACAGCTTCTATATCGAGTTAAGTGCAGAAAATGCAGATGCTTTAAATGATGCTGAAATTCTGATTGCCTATGGCGATGACAACACATTAAAAGCACTTCAGGCAGATCCGATTCTAGGTAAAGTACCTGCAATCAAAAATGGTACGGTTTTAATTATTCCTGACAACACACCACTTGCTGCTGCAGGAAATCCGAACCCGCTGTCAATTCAATATACAATCGACGAATATGTAACTTTAATTTCGGAAGTTGCAAAAAAGTTAAAGTAA
- a CDS encoding MerR family transcriptional regulator — MKSIKTIAKEYALTTRTLRYYEELGILKPTRPHNGMRHYSKREEAKIKLIIRGKKYGFSMEEIKEMILLFDLDRTGIKQLERTIEYGQQKLREIDQKIQELYEIRQDIERTEAIFREKLILLLEDQS; from the coding sequence ATGAAATCCATTAAAACGATCGCTAAAGAATATGCACTCACAACGAGAACATTGCGCTACTATGAAGAACTCGGGATTTTGAAACCGACACGACCTCATAATGGAATGCGCCACTATTCCAAACGAGAGGAGGCAAAGATTAAGTTAATTATCCGCGGAAAAAAGTATGGCTTTTCTATGGAAGAAATCAAGGAAATGATTTTACTTTTTGACCTTGATCGTACTGGTATTAAACAGTTGGAGCGGACAATCGAATACGGTCAGCAAAAGTTAAGGGAAATTGATCAGAAGATTCAAGAGTTGTATGAAATCCGTCAAGATATCGAAAGGACGGAAGCTATTTTTCGGGAAAAACTAATTCTATTATTG